A single Blastococcus colisei DNA region contains:
- a CDS encoding sensor domain-containing diguanylate cyclase — protein sequence MSAQRESAHSAAELAHALVEATESLICVVDGDGRILLANAALERFTGRAAADLVDRCLWDVLVIPEEVDLARAAVADAMAGVRRIPKEVDWLAAGGARRRVALHNSVLADETGRPYATAFVGSDVTEQREREALSDLRASTDPLTGVGNRRVVFEVLQEHLGAARGGGCGLLFCDVDQFKQVNDQHGHAAGDQVLIELARRLGDLAGPDDVVARLGGDEFVLLSPGADQASLAALAGRLGEGMRAPVQTSAGALDLRVSVGSALGRPGEDADELMARADRAMYGSKTLRRRNRPRHPQGAVRMPR from the coding sequence GTGTCCGCTCAGCGGGAGTCCGCCCACTCCGCCGCCGAGCTGGCGCACGCCCTGGTGGAGGCGACCGAGTCGCTGATCTGCGTCGTCGACGGCGACGGCCGCATCCTCCTGGCCAACGCCGCGCTGGAGCGCTTCACCGGACGCGCGGCCGCGGACCTCGTCGATCGCTGCCTCTGGGACGTGCTGGTCATCCCCGAGGAGGTGGACCTGGCCCGCGCCGCCGTCGCCGACGCGATGGCCGGTGTGCGCCGGATCCCGAAGGAGGTGGACTGGCTGGCCGCCGGCGGTGCCCGGCGGCGCGTGGCGCTGCACAACAGCGTGCTCGCCGACGAGACCGGCCGGCCCTACGCCACCGCTTTCGTCGGATCCGACGTCACCGAGCAACGGGAACGCGAGGCGCTGAGCGACCTGCGGGCCAGCACCGATCCGCTGACCGGTGTGGGGAACCGGCGCGTCGTCTTCGAGGTCCTGCAGGAGCACCTGGGTGCTGCGAGGGGCGGCGGCTGCGGATTGCTCTTCTGCGATGTCGACCAGTTCAAGCAGGTCAACGACCAGCACGGACATGCCGCCGGCGACCAGGTGCTGATCGAGCTGGCCAGGCGGCTCGGCGACCTGGCCGGGCCCGACGACGTGGTGGCCCGCCTGGGCGGCGACGAGTTCGTCCTGCTGAGCCCCGGCGCGGACCAGGCGTCTCTGGCGGCTCTGGCCGGTCGCCTGGGAGAGGGCATGCGCGCGCCGGTGCAGACGTCCGCCGGGGCGCTGGACCTCAGGGTCAGCGTCGGCAGTGCGCTCGGCCGCCCCGGGGAGGACGCCGACGAGCTCATGGCGCGCGCCGACCGGGCCATGTACGGCTCGAAGACGCTCCGGCGGCGCAACCGGCCGCGCCATCCACAAGGTGCGGTCCGCATGCCCCGCTGA
- a CDS encoding glutathione peroxidase: protein MSDLLDLPVSTLQGEPTTLRDLTGGRPALVVNVASRCGLTPQYAGLEAMHEEYAGRGFAVVGVPCNQFMGQEPGTAEEIAEFCSATYGVTFPMTEKVEVNGPGAHPLFQRLTATPDIDGQDGDVAWNFEKWVISGQGEVVARFRPRTQPDAPEVRAAIESVLPG from the coding sequence ATGAGCGACCTCCTCGACCTGCCGGTGTCCACCCTCCAGGGCGAGCCGACGACGCTGCGCGACCTGACCGGTGGCCGCCCCGCCCTCGTCGTCAACGTGGCCAGCCGGTGCGGCCTCACCCCGCAGTACGCCGGCCTCGAGGCGATGCACGAGGAGTACGCCGGCCGCGGGTTCGCCGTCGTCGGCGTGCCCTGCAACCAGTTCATGGGCCAGGAGCCCGGCACGGCGGAGGAGATCGCCGAGTTCTGCTCCGCGACCTACGGCGTCACGTTCCCGATGACCGAGAAGGTCGAGGTCAACGGCCCCGGGGCGCATCCGCTGTTCCAGCGCCTGACGGCGACGCCGGACATCGACGGGCAGGACGGCGACGTCGCGTGGAACTTCGAGAAGTGGGTGATCAGCGGGCAGGGCGAGGTCGTTGCCCGGTTCCGTCCGAGGACCCAGCCGGACGCGCCCGAGGTCCGCGCCGCGATCGAGTCCGTGCTGCCCGGCTGA
- a CDS encoding DUF2237 family protein, translated as MQPDERNVLGGPLEPCGTEPLTGFYRDGCCSTGPEDLGSHTVCAVVSADFLRMQRDLGNDLSTPRPEYGFPGLRPGDRWCVVAVRWLQAYQAGAAAGVVLAATNVRALEIVPMEALRQHAVDVPDDVSGLE; from the coding sequence GTGCAGCCCGACGAGCGCAACGTGCTGGGCGGCCCGCTGGAACCGTGCGGCACCGAGCCGCTGACCGGCTTCTACCGGGACGGCTGCTGCAGCACCGGGCCCGAGGACCTGGGCTCGCACACCGTGTGCGCCGTCGTCTCGGCGGACTTCCTCCGGATGCAGCGCGACCTGGGCAACGACCTCTCCACCCCGCGCCCGGAATACGGGTTCCCGGGCCTGAGGCCCGGCGACCGGTGGTGCGTGGTCGCGGTGCGGTGGCTGCAGGCCTACCAGGCGGGCGCGGCAGCCGGCGTCGTCCTGGCCGCGACGAACGTCCGTGCGCTGGAGATCGTCCCGATGGAGGCGCTGCGTCAGCACGCGGTCGACGTCCCGGACGACGTCAGCGGCCTGGAATGA
- a CDS encoding acetoacetate--CoA ligase, with protein MNEVLWEPTPESMQQTRMAAFARWVEERRGLSFGDPPDYDALWRWSVEHLDQFWADVASWTGVLPDVPDDRVLTDRSMPGAVWFPGTTVNYAEQALRHATDEAPALIAVAEDTAPVEISWADLRAQVGAFAATLRRLGVQRGDRVAGYLPNVPEAVIAFLGAASVGAVWSSCAPDFGTRAVLDRFAQIEPVVLVAVDGYRFNGRDHDRRDVVGELRAGLPSVRTTVAVPRLFPDEVPEGALPWSEAVADAQEPVFEPLPFDSPLWILYSSGTTGLPKGIVHAHGGVVLEQLKSSRLHSDLGPGDRFYWYTSTAWMMWNVVVSSLMSGATAVVHDGAPAYPTVDAQFALAARLGITHLGTSPGYLAACQKAGVRPGDDHDLSALRVLGCTGSPLPAASYHWVYDAVGTQLQLTSASGGTDVAAGFIGSSPLLPVIAGELQRPMLGVAVASWDEDGRPVVGELGELVVTEPMPSMPLYFWNDPSGQRYREAYFEPWPGVWRHGDWLEITERGTCLITGRSDSTLNRGGVRMGTADIYAAVESIPAVVDCVVLGVELRDGGYWMPLFVQLAPGEELTDELAGTIRTAVREQASPRHVPDEIIAVPGVPHTRTGKRLEVPLKKLFQGVDPAKAVNPGAVDDAALVDHFVQLAQDRVSS; from the coding sequence GTGAACGAGGTGCTGTGGGAGCCGACGCCGGAGAGCATGCAGCAGACGCGGATGGCCGCGTTCGCCCGCTGGGTGGAGGAGCGCCGCGGCCTCTCCTTCGGGGACCCGCCGGACTACGACGCCCTGTGGCGCTGGTCGGTCGAGCACCTCGACCAGTTCTGGGCCGACGTCGCGTCGTGGACCGGCGTGCTGCCCGATGTCCCCGACGACCGGGTGCTCACCGACCGCAGCATGCCGGGAGCGGTCTGGTTCCCCGGGACGACGGTCAACTACGCCGAGCAGGCCCTGCGCCACGCGACCGACGAGGCGCCGGCGCTGATCGCCGTCGCCGAGGACACCGCGCCGGTCGAGATCTCCTGGGCGGACCTGCGCGCGCAGGTCGGCGCCTTCGCCGCGACGTTGCGGCGGCTCGGGGTGCAGCGCGGCGACCGGGTCGCCGGCTACCTGCCCAACGTCCCCGAGGCGGTGATCGCCTTCCTCGGGGCGGCGTCGGTCGGGGCGGTGTGGTCCTCGTGCGCCCCCGACTTCGGCACCCGGGCGGTGCTCGACCGGTTCGCCCAGATCGAGCCCGTCGTGCTGGTCGCCGTCGACGGCTACCGCTTCAACGGCAGGGACCACGACCGGCGGGACGTCGTCGGCGAGTTGCGGGCCGGCCTGCCCAGCGTGCGGACGACGGTCGCCGTCCCCCGGCTGTTCCCGGACGAGGTGCCCGAGGGCGCGCTGCCCTGGTCCGAGGCGGTGGCGGACGCCCAGGAGCCGGTGTTCGAGCCGCTGCCCTTCGACTCGCCGCTGTGGATCCTCTACAGCTCGGGCACGACCGGGCTGCCCAAGGGCATCGTGCACGCGCACGGCGGCGTGGTGCTGGAGCAGCTGAAGTCGAGCCGGCTGCACTCCGACCTCGGCCCCGGTGACCGCTTCTACTGGTACACGTCGACGGCCTGGATGATGTGGAACGTCGTCGTGTCCTCGCTGATGTCCGGCGCCACCGCTGTGGTCCACGACGGCGCACCGGCGTACCCGACGGTGGACGCGCAGTTCGCCCTCGCCGCGCGGCTCGGCATCACCCACCTCGGCACCAGCCCCGGCTACCTCGCCGCGTGCCAGAAGGCCGGCGTCCGGCCCGGGGACGACCACGACCTCTCCGCGTTGCGGGTGCTCGGGTGCACCGGCTCCCCGCTGCCCGCCGCCAGCTACCACTGGGTCTACGACGCGGTCGGCACGCAGCTGCAGCTGACGTCGGCGTCGGGCGGGACGGACGTCGCGGCCGGGTTCATCGGCAGCTCACCGCTGCTGCCGGTGATCGCGGGGGAGCTGCAGCGGCCGATGCTCGGCGTCGCGGTCGCGTCCTGGGACGAGGACGGCCGGCCGGTGGTCGGGGAACTCGGCGAGCTGGTGGTGACCGAGCCGATGCCGTCGATGCCGCTCTACTTCTGGAACGACCCTTCCGGGCAGCGCTACCGGGAGGCGTACTTCGAGCCGTGGCCGGGGGTGTGGCGGCACGGCGACTGGCTGGAGATCACCGAGCGGGGCACGTGCCTCATCACCGGCCGCTCGGACTCGACGCTCAACCGCGGCGGGGTCCGGATGGGGACGGCGGACATCTACGCGGCGGTCGAGTCGATCCCCGCCGTCGTCGACTGCGTCGTCCTCGGTGTGGAGCTTCGCGACGGCGGTTACTGGATGCCGCTGTTCGTGCAGCTGGCGCCGGGAGAGGAGCTCACCGACGAGCTGGCCGGCACGATCCGGACGGCGGTCCGCGAGCAGGCCTCGCCGCGGCACGTGCCCGACGAGATCATCGCCGTCCCCGGTGTGCCGCACACCCGCACCGGCAAGCGGCTGGAGGTGCCGCTGAAGAAGCTGTTCCAGGGCGTGGACCCGGCCAAGGCGGTCAACCCCGGCGCCGTCGACGACGCCGCCCTGGTCGACCACTTCGTACAGCTGGCGCAGGACCGCGTCAGCTCCTGA
- a CDS encoding NUDIX domain-containing protein — protein MTGVPGVDVPDHRGRTGLDQVGRDLTGNPDVVVKDVELLHSGWHVLRRTTLERRRGDGEWVTEQRETYDRGNGATMLLHDVERRTVLLTRQFRYPVYVNGHPDGLLIEAAAGLLDDDAPEVAVRREVEEELGVAVGEVQHVFDVFMSPGSVTERLHFYAAPYRPHDRTTAGGGLEEEGEDIEVLELPFDEALDMIDGGRIADAKTIMLLQWAAARGPFRS, from the coding sequence ATGACCGGCGTCCCCGGGGTCGACGTCCCGGACCACCGCGGCCGCACCGGCCTGGACCAGGTCGGCCGCGACCTGACCGGCAATCCCGACGTCGTCGTGAAGGACGTCGAACTGCTTCACAGCGGCTGGCACGTGCTGCGGAGGACGACCCTCGAGCGCCGTCGCGGCGACGGCGAGTGGGTCACCGAGCAGCGCGAGACCTACGACCGCGGAAACGGCGCGACCATGCTGCTGCACGACGTCGAGCGCCGGACCGTGCTGCTCACCCGGCAGTTCCGCTACCCGGTCTACGTCAACGGCCACCCCGACGGGTTGCTGATCGAGGCCGCTGCCGGGCTCCTGGACGACGACGCCCCGGAGGTCGCCGTCCGCCGCGAGGTCGAGGAGGAGCTCGGGGTCGCCGTCGGCGAGGTGCAGCACGTGTTCGACGTCTTCATGAGCCCCGGCTCGGTGACCGAGCGGCTGCACTTCTACGCCGCGCCCTACCGCCCGCATGACCGCACCACAGCCGGCGGCGGGCTCGAGGAGGAGGGCGAGGACATCGAGGTCCTCGAACTGCCCTTCGACGAGGCGCTCGACATGATCGACGGCGGCCGGATCGCCGACGCCAAGACGATCATGCTGCTGCAGTGGGCGGCCGCGCGAGGGCCCTTCAGGAGCTGA
- a CDS encoding DUF4406 domain-containing protein: MTEPLMILVAGPYRSGTDDDPGRIAANHRRIQAACLDLFRAGHLAVNGEDLALPLASLAGSRTVGDAAFDEMFHPMGRRLVARCDGVLRLPGPSAGSDEMVALAEARGAPVWTSVDEIPAAR, encoded by the coding sequence ATGACCGAGCCGTTGATGATCCTGGTGGCCGGCCCCTACCGGAGCGGCACCGACGACGACCCCGGGCGCATCGCGGCCAACCACCGCCGCATCCAGGCGGCGTGTCTCGACCTGTTCCGGGCGGGCCATCTCGCGGTCAACGGTGAGGACCTCGCCCTCCCCCTGGCCTCGCTGGCGGGGTCGCGCACGGTGGGCGACGCCGCCTTCGACGAAATGTTCCACCCGATGGGCCGACGACTGGTGGCCCGGTGCGACGGCGTCCTGCGCCTGCCCGGCCCCTCGGCCGGCTCCGACGAGATGGTCGCGCTGGCAGAGGCACGCGGGGCCCCGGTGTGGACCAGCGTCGACGAGATCCCGGCCGCGCGATGA
- a CDS encoding DeoR/GlpR family DNA-binding transcription regulator, whose protein sequence is MAVPDRLDVTLRLVRNADRVSLVDLATRLGVSEMTVRRDLDVLQRRGLVERIRGGAVAVTRPETEGGFTARRDWQGATKDRIARTAAALVEPGSTVLLDAGTTTVHVARHLVDRGPLTVAVLSLPVAAQLADQPGIRLIVVGGESRPGEQSLAGPLAAETLRRLSFDVFLMSIGAVSADAGWSEFTLEDAAVKQVGLERARTTTVVADASKLGVRAFASVAPIDSVDRLVTDTGARDPQLSPAAQESITALTEADVEVVCA, encoded by the coding sequence ATGGCTGTTCCCGACCGGCTCGACGTGACGCTGAGACTCGTGCGCAACGCCGACCGGGTGTCGCTGGTGGATCTCGCCACTCGCCTCGGGGTCTCGGAGATGACCGTCCGGCGCGACCTCGACGTTCTCCAGCGGCGAGGACTGGTCGAGCGGATACGAGGGGGCGCGGTCGCGGTCACCCGGCCCGAGACCGAGGGCGGCTTCACCGCGCGCCGCGACTGGCAGGGCGCCACCAAGGACCGGATCGCACGGACCGCCGCTGCGCTGGTCGAACCGGGATCGACGGTGCTTCTGGACGCCGGGACCACGACCGTGCACGTGGCGCGCCACCTGGTCGACCGCGGTCCGCTCACCGTGGCGGTGCTGAGCCTGCCGGTCGCCGCCCAGCTCGCCGACCAGCCCGGCATCCGGCTGATCGTCGTCGGCGGCGAGTCCCGGCCCGGCGAGCAGAGCCTCGCCGGGCCGCTCGCGGCCGAGACCCTGCGCCGGCTCAGCTTCGACGTCTTCCTCATGTCCATCGGGGCGGTCAGCGCCGACGCCGGCTGGTCGGAGTTCACCCTCGAGGACGCGGCGGTCAAGCAGGTTGGGCTGGAACGCGCACGGACGACGACGGTGGTCGCCGACGCGAGCAAGCTCGGCGTGCGCGCCTTCGCCTCCGTGGCGCCCATCGATTCCGTCGACCGGCTGGTCACCGACACCGGTGCCCGCGATCCCCAGCTCTCCCCCGCCGCACAGGAGAGCATCACCGCCCTGACCGAGGCCGACGTGGAGGTGGTCTGCGCATGA
- a CDS encoding acyl-CoA dehydrogenase family protein, protein MTSNETWQPEPPVLLPPWHTPEREQLQEQARRFAIDEVLPVANELDPQKGEIPASLLSRLAELGWFGITVPAEQGGLGLGVFEYCMVSEELARAWMSTASILARSQGLGTAVADADRRHELLARSARGEWIGAIALSEPDAGSDLAGVSTRAVLDGDEWIVTGHKRWCGNAKAADFIQVLVRQRDPEPGESRSTGLVNLLLEKERGEFPEGVSGYPIDKVGYHGFLTWDLEFDGVRIPKDNVVDEARAAREESEEEGEAAEQAGFAEAQKFLNTARVHTAARAVGLARAALEDSIVYLQEREQFGHPIADFQALRFAVAEMAAQIEQSRAFYRQVAHLLDLGLPVHKEASMVKLEATEMSVRVTNQAMQLHGGNGYTTERQVERHWRDARLTTIFEGTSEIQKRIISDRLLPRSPLG, encoded by the coding sequence ATGACGTCGAACGAGACCTGGCAGCCGGAGCCGCCGGTGCTGCTGCCGCCGTGGCACACGCCCGAGCGGGAGCAGCTGCAGGAGCAGGCCCGCCGGTTCGCCATCGACGAGGTGCTGCCGGTCGCCAACGAGCTCGACCCGCAGAAGGGCGAGATCCCGGCGTCCCTGCTGTCGCGGCTGGCCGAGCTCGGCTGGTTCGGCATCACCGTGCCCGCCGAGCAGGGCGGGCTGGGGCTCGGCGTCTTCGAATACTGCATGGTCAGCGAGGAGCTGGCCCGTGCCTGGATGTCGACCGCCAGCATCCTGGCCCGTTCCCAGGGCCTGGGGACGGCGGTGGCCGACGCGGACCGCCGGCACGAGTTGCTCGCCCGCAGCGCCCGCGGAGAGTGGATCGGCGCGATCGCGCTGTCGGAGCCCGACGCCGGTTCCGACCTGGCCGGGGTCTCCACCCGCGCCGTCCTCGACGGCGACGAGTGGATCGTGACCGGTCACAAGCGCTGGTGCGGCAACGCCAAGGCCGCCGACTTCATCCAGGTGCTCGTGCGCCAGCGGGACCCGGAGCCGGGGGAGTCCCGCTCTACGGGCCTGGTCAACCTGCTGCTGGAGAAGGAGCGCGGGGAGTTTCCCGAGGGGGTCTCGGGCTACCCGATCGACAAGGTCGGCTACCACGGCTTCCTCACCTGGGACCTCGAGTTCGACGGCGTCCGGATCCCGAAGGACAACGTCGTCGACGAGGCGCGCGCCGCGCGGGAGGAGAGCGAGGAGGAGGGCGAGGCCGCCGAGCAGGCCGGCTTCGCCGAGGCGCAGAAGTTCCTCAACACCGCCCGCGTGCACACCGCCGCCCGCGCCGTCGGCCTGGCCCGCGCCGCGCTCGAGGACTCGATCGTCTACCTGCAGGAGCGCGAGCAGTTCGGCCATCCGATCGCCGACTTCCAGGCGCTGCGGTTCGCCGTCGCCGAGATGGCCGCCCAGATCGAGCAGTCCCGCGCCTTCTACCGGCAGGTCGCCCACCTGCTGGACCTGGGGCTACCGGTCCACAAGGAGGCCTCGATGGTGAAGCTCGAGGCGACCGAGATGTCGGTGCGGGTGACCAACCAGGCCATGCAACTGCACGGCGGGAACGGCTACACCACCGAGCGGCAGGTCGAGCGTCACTGGCGCGACGCCCGGCTGACCACGATCTTCGAGGGCACCAGCGAGATCCAGAAGCGGATCATCAGCGACCGGCTGCTCCCACGGAGTCCCCTGGGTTGA
- a CDS encoding alpha/beta fold hydrolase, whose amino-acid sequence MKLSAHRSGSGPPLVLVHGLGGSWRTWQPVLPGLSAEREVVAVDLPGFAGDTPPLPDPTLAALDDALQEWLVEEGLADAPLVGTSMGARMVLELSRRGIGRDNVALDPGGFWTDREATVFRTSIAASVALLRRIRPVLPALLGNPAGRTALLAQFSARPWALDADVVRTELEGYVASPSFDPVLDDLANGPKQEGAAPGAVSGRLTIGWGRRDRVTLARQAARALEAFPDAELHWFEHSGHFPLWDRPEETVRLVLDRTGS is encoded by the coding sequence ATGAAGCTCTCGGCGCACCGCTCCGGATCCGGCCCACCTCTCGTGCTCGTCCACGGTCTCGGAGGTTCGTGGCGCACCTGGCAACCGGTGCTCCCCGGGCTGTCCGCCGAGCGGGAGGTCGTCGCCGTCGACCTCCCCGGCTTCGCCGGCGACACCCCACCGCTGCCCGACCCGACGCTGGCCGCGCTCGACGACGCGCTGCAGGAGTGGCTGGTCGAGGAGGGCTTGGCCGACGCGCCGCTGGTCGGTACCTCGATGGGCGCCCGGATGGTGCTCGAGCTCAGCCGCCGCGGGATCGGCCGGGACAACGTCGCGCTCGACCCGGGAGGCTTCTGGACCGACCGCGAGGCGACCGTCTTCCGGACCAGCATCGCCGCATCGGTCGCCCTGCTCCGGCGGATCCGGCCGGTGCTCCCCGCGCTGCTCGGCAACCCGGCCGGCCGGACGGCGTTGCTGGCGCAGTTCTCCGCCCGGCCCTGGGCGCTGGACGCCGACGTCGTCCGGACCGAGCTGGAGGGTTACGTGGCGTCGCCGTCCTTCGACCCGGTGCTCGACGATCTCGCGAACGGCCCGAAGCAGGAGGGGGCAGCGCCCGGCGCGGTGTCCGGCCGGCTGACCATCGGCTGGGGACGTCGCGACCGGGTGACCCTCGCCCGGCAGGCAGCCCGCGCGCTGGAGGCGTTCCCGGACGCCGAGCTGCACTGGTTCGAGCACTCCGGCCACTTCCCGTTGTGGGACCGGCCGGAGGAGACCGTGCGGCTCGTGCTGGACCGCACGGGTAGCTGA
- a CDS encoding MFS transporter → MGRIVEAVLPARMGTPFRWLVGSAWVGNLGDGIALAAGPLLVASQTSDPLLVALAGLLQRLPWLLFGLHAGVLADRVDRRLVVVAVDLLRAGVVVVLAAALVTGAVNTSVVLLALFLLGTAEVFVDTTSATLLPMAVPRADLGIGNARLMTAGITMNQLVGPAVGAALFAAGMAWPFVVQAVCLGLAALLISRMVLPSLPSPEGPRHVGRDIAEGFRWTWGNPPVRTLTLAIVTFNVTYGAAWSVLVLYATEHLGLGPIGFGLLTTVGALGGLAGTAGYDWLERRVSLAAIMRVGLVIETFTHLGLALATTGWVAMGIMFVFGAHAFVWGTTSRTVRMRAVPTQLQGRVGSLYSIGVFGGIVAGQALGGVIARIWGITGPFWFAFVGSAVILALIWKELAHIAHADEVALTS, encoded by the coding sequence GTGGGCCGGATCGTCGAAGCAGTGCTCCCGGCCCGCATGGGGACGCCGTTCCGCTGGCTGGTCGGCTCGGCGTGGGTGGGCAACCTCGGCGACGGCATCGCGCTGGCCGCCGGGCCGCTGCTGGTCGCCTCGCAGACCTCCGACCCGCTCCTCGTCGCGCTCGCCGGCCTCCTCCAGCGCCTGCCGTGGCTGCTCTTCGGCCTGCACGCCGGCGTCCTCGCCGATCGCGTGGACCGCCGGCTCGTGGTCGTCGCGGTCGACCTGCTGCGCGCCGGCGTGGTCGTCGTGCTCGCCGCCGCGCTGGTCACCGGCGCGGTGAACACCAGCGTCGTCCTGCTCGCCCTGTTCCTGCTCGGCACCGCCGAGGTGTTCGTCGACACCACGAGCGCGACGCTGCTGCCGATGGCGGTGCCCCGGGCGGACCTCGGCATCGGCAACGCCCGCCTCATGACCGCCGGCATCACGATGAATCAGCTGGTGGGGCCGGCCGTCGGGGCCGCACTCTTCGCGGCGGGGATGGCGTGGCCGTTCGTCGTCCAGGCGGTCTGCCTGGGCCTGGCGGCGCTGCTGATCTCGCGGATGGTGCTGCCGTCGCTGCCCAGCCCGGAGGGGCCCCGTCACGTCGGCCGCGACATCGCCGAGGGTTTCCGGTGGACCTGGGGCAATCCCCCCGTCCGCACGCTCACCCTGGCGATCGTCACCTTCAACGTCACCTACGGCGCCGCCTGGTCGGTCCTGGTCCTCTACGCGACGGAGCACCTGGGCCTGGGCCCCATCGGCTTCGGCCTGCTCACGACGGTCGGCGCCCTCGGCGGCCTCGCCGGGACGGCGGGCTACGACTGGCTGGAGCGGCGGGTGAGCCTGGCCGCGATCATGCGGGTGGGGCTGGTCATCGAGACCTTCACGCACCTGGGCCTCGCGCTGGCCACCACGGGCTGGGTCGCGATGGGAATCATGTTCGTCTTCGGCGCGCACGCCTTCGTCTGGGGGACGACGTCGCGCACGGTGCGCATGCGGGCGGTGCCCACGCAGCTGCAGGGACGCGTGGGCAGCCTCTACTCCATCGGCGTCTTCGGGGGCATCGTGGCGGGCCAGGCGCTGGGCGGCGTCATCGCCCGGATCTGGGGCATCACCGGCCCGTTCTGGTTCGCCTTCGTGGGCTCCGCCGTCATCCTGGCGCTGATTTGGAAGGAATTGGCGCACATCGCACACGCCGACGAGGTCGCGCTCACGTCGTGA
- a CDS encoding glycoside hydrolase family 13 protein, whose product MEPEDAPWWTSAVAYQVYPRSFQDSDGDGIGDLGGVLQRLDHLADLGVDVLWLSPVYPSPQADNGYDISDYQGIDPLFGTLQQLDELVAALHGRGMKLLMDLVVNHTSDEHPWFAESRSSPSSPKRDWYWWRPPRAGFAGGDPGAEPTNWQSFFSGPTWEFDETSGEYYLHLFDRRQPDLNWENPGVRQAVYAMMRWWLDRGVDGFRMDVINMISKDVSPDGHLHDGPPIPGTSLGDGSASYLGGPRIHEFLQEMHREVFAGREGALLTVGEMPGVTVEQAVLFTDPARGEVDMVFQFEHVGLDHEGSKWRPVPLRMRDLKASFGRWQAGLADVGWNSLYWDNHDQPRAVSRFGDDSPRYRRDSATCLATLLHLHRGTPYVYQGQELGMANYPFAGVDDFRDVESVNHFGTAMVAGEDPAAVLAAMRRMSRDNARTPVQWDASQHAGFTAGTPWLPVNPDHVEWNAEAQRGDPSSVLAHYRRLIALRHENPVVALGDFAMLLPEHDDVYAFTRTLGGEVLLVVCNVSATPYPLAELLPEAANGRLLLGNLADEDPDLLRPWEARVLSVS is encoded by the coding sequence ATGGAGCCCGAGGACGCCCCGTGGTGGACCAGCGCCGTCGCCTACCAGGTCTACCCGCGCTCGTTCCAGGACTCCGACGGCGACGGCATCGGTGACCTCGGCGGGGTCCTGCAGCGCCTGGACCACCTGGCCGACCTGGGCGTCGACGTCCTGTGGCTCTCGCCGGTCTACCCCTCGCCGCAGGCCGACAACGGCTACGACATCAGCGACTACCAGGGCATCGATCCGCTGTTCGGGACGCTCCAGCAGCTCGACGAGCTGGTCGCCGCCCTGCACGGGCGCGGCATGAAGCTGCTGATGGACCTGGTGGTGAACCACACGAGCGACGAGCACCCGTGGTTCGCGGAGAGCCGGTCGTCGCCGTCGTCACCCAAGCGCGACTGGTACTGGTGGCGGCCGCCGCGCGCGGGCTTCGCCGGCGGCGACCCGGGTGCGGAGCCGACGAACTGGCAGTCGTTCTTCTCCGGTCCGACCTGGGAGTTCGACGAGACCAGCGGCGAGTACTACCTGCACCTGTTCGACCGGAGACAGCCCGACCTCAACTGGGAGAACCCGGGGGTGCGGCAGGCGGTCTACGCGATGATGCGGTGGTGGCTCGACCGCGGGGTCGACGGCTTCCGCATGGACGTCATCAACATGATCTCCAAGGACGTCTCGCCCGACGGGCACCTGCACGACGGACCGCCGATCCCGGGGACGTCGCTGGGCGACGGGTCGGCGTCGTACCTGGGCGGCCCGCGGATCCACGAGTTCCTGCAGGAGATGCACCGCGAGGTCTTCGCCGGGCGGGAGGGCGCTCTCCTCACGGTCGGCGAGATGCCCGGTGTGACCGTCGAGCAGGCTGTGCTGTTCACCGATCCGGCGCGGGGCGAGGTGGACATGGTGTTCCAGTTCGAGCACGTCGGGCTGGACCACGAGGGCAGCAAGTGGCGGCCCGTCCCCCTGCGGATGCGCGACCTCAAGGCATCGTTCGGGCGGTGGCAGGCCGGGCTGGCCGACGTCGGCTGGAACTCCCTCTACTGGGACAACCACGACCAGCCCCGGGCGGTGTCCCGCTTCGGCGACGACTCCCCCCGCTACCGGCGGGACTCCGCCACCTGCCTGGCCACGCTGCTGCACCTGCACCGGGGGACGCCGTACGTCTACCAGGGCCAGGAGCTCGGGATGGCGAACTACCCGTTCGCAGGAGTGGACGACTTCCGCGACGTGGAGTCGGTCAACCACTTCGGGACGGCGATGGTCGCCGGCGAGGATCCGGCCGCCGTCCTCGCCGCGATGCGCCGGATGAGCCGGGACAACGCCCGCACCCCCGTGCAGTGGGACGCGTCGCAGCACGCCGGGTTCACCGCCGGGACGCCGTGGCTGCCGGTCAACCCCGACCACGTCGAGTGGAACGCCGAGGCCCAGCGCGGCGACCCCTCGTCGGTGCTCGCCCACTACCGTCGGTTGATCGCGCTGCGGCACGAGAACCCGGTCGTCGCGCTGGGCGACTTCGCGATGCTGCTGCCCGAGCACGACGACGTCTACGCCTTCACCCGCACCCTCGGCGGTGAGGTGCTGCTCGTCGTCTGCAACGTCAGCGCGACGCCGTACCCGCTGGCCGAGCTGCTGCCCGAGGCCGCGAACGGGCGGCTGCTGCTGGGCAACCTGGCCGACGAGGATCCCGACCTGCTGCGCCCGTGGGAGGCCCGGGTCCTCAGCGTGTCCTGA